GACTCTTCATACTGTTTTATGGTAGAATTCAGCTGTCCTCTCCTCCTACTTCATCTTCTGCAAGTCACAGATCCACTTACTACCGAGAAGGCTTTATTATAAGTTTGTATCTTGAAGATGGTAATACTGGATATGGAGAGGTAATTCACCATCATTTTTTATTCTCACCATCCTCGGGGAGGATCTCATGTTTGGTAGATAGTCTGGCATAAGCAGCTATTTGATGCATGGTTCTAGCATTTGTTCTTGAAATTTTCGTAGGTAGTATTTAGCTATGTTACATGGATCCTTTGTTTGCTTTGACGTATCAATATTGAGTGGTTATGAAATAGGTATGAGTACTTTGTACGGATTCTCCAAAATGTACTAAAAAttaaccaaataaaataaaataaatgaattaaaagCAACTGTACTGCACCCTTATCAGAAACATATTCTTAGCTGGATTGATGCGATTTTGACTGTCCTGATGGAAGGTAGGATAATGAGGATGGGTCAAAAGGAAAGAATGGCAAGCTTTTGGGAAAAGAGGTACACATTACACCTTAGGCAATCCCACAtcaaaagggagaaaaaggcgaAGTACTACATAAGATGGATCACAAGTTCACATGGTACGCGTGCTTTTGGGCTTGATGACCGCAAAGTTCATGGGACAAGTCCGTGATGCCTGTTGGGCCACAGTGGACAGTACACTTGGATTGTGACAAAATAAGTATTAGAGTCAGATTCCCATAGTATGATGGTGGGCGAACCTCGGTGAGAAAACTTAGTCCCTAAAAGGAGGTGTATGTGACGCCCTTGACAGAGGGCGGACTGATGAGAGCATGTTAAGAAGAAAGGGTAGACATCTAGTATGACGAGCTTATGAAGTAGAGTTACACATGACACCTTAGGCAAATCCACATctgaaagagagagaaaatgcTATATAATATAGAGCACAAGTTCACATGGTGCCCATGCTTTTGGACTCGATGATGACGTAGCCCAAGGCACAAACTTGTGAGGTCTGTTGGGCCAAGGCAGACAATACGTGCCATGGACTTGGGCTGTGACAGCGGCATATACTGCGTAGAGTGCACAATTACAGCTAAATGTAAAACCTCATGATTGATATAGTATATAACATTGAGGTTGAAACCATAAACTGTTGGTGGTGATTTCAAAGTCCATGTTTTCATTCAACTCCCTTCGTTATTTGTGAATGCTTTCCAGTCCTGGGATTGCGAAATCATCTTACTATTTCTTGATATATGGTTTTTTCTTGCATACGGATGATTGACTGTGTCAATCTAATAAACTGGTCAGTGGTCATGGAAAAGGTTGACCTTAAATATTAAGTTCTCATGATGGGCTTCTCACAAGTCACAACAGAAGTTGGATGGCATGGTAATTCTCATCTTTGGCCTTGCCTTTAAGCATCATAGTCTTATTATCTAATAATCCCATTATATCATACATGCAAATTAATAGAAATATGAGAAGCTTTTAGCGTAGAGAAGGGTTACATGCAATCCAAAGTCAATAACAATGTCTTGAGCATGTCAAAAATTAGCTGCTCTAAAACTGTGATAGCCTATCAGCTTGCAACAGGAAATGATGAAGTGAGATATGCTTAGCTGAAGGTGACTGCTAATATTGCTTTTAGGCTTTGAGGATAGCTTTTCTTTTTCATACTATGATATTCCAGTTTGATACAGATGGTGCAGCTCTTCAGTAGTTAAAGGCTCAGTTGAACATTCCTTTTTGTACATAGATGCTAATAATACATGACATTGTCAGAACAGACATATTGTCGGAACAGCCATGATTTCTTTTGAAGTTGAATCAGAACAGGCATAATTTACGAGTCATTAATAGGAAACCTCGTCTGCCTCATAATTAGGATCAGGAGAAGGTGTGAAATATTGTAAACCAACAGAATCGGATATAGTAAATTGATGAGCTTTTCCTTGTATTGCTTCAGAAACATTAATTGAAGATACTTATCTAAAGTAGGCAACTTAGTCTATTTAACTTATTAAAGCATGTCATCTTGCTGTTTGTACTTTTTCACTTGAGAGAAATGAAGAGCATATACAATATTCAACTTGTAACCCAGATTTTCTTGATAAACCTAGTTTTCAAGAATAAGCTTTAAAGTATTGACAATGTATTGCTTTGTTCCTTCGTCTCCGTCTCTTAGTCCCCTTGCCTTCCTCTCTCCAATTCCTAGACAGAACTCTGGAAAGCTGAAAATTTCGCAGTTGTTATCCAATATATAAACAGGTTGCACCGCTTGAGATCCACCAAGAAAACCTACTTGATGTGGAAGAGCAGCTTCAATACCTTATTCATGTTGTGGAAGGAGCTACTATTGACCACTCCCTTCCTTTGCTGAAGGGTTCATTTTCTCGTTGGTTGTGGCAAAGCTTAGGTATCCAGGTAGGTTGatgcatcttttttttttctttgaggGATAGTTATAGGCACATCGAGAGATGTTGCaattgaaggggagccttggtgTAACTGGTAAATTttctgccatgtgaccaggaggtcataGGTTTAAGCTGTGGAAACAACCTcttgcagaaatgcaaggcaggGCTGCGTACAATTGACCCTTGTGATCCAGCCCTTCCATGGACCCCGCACATGGCAGGAGATTAGTCCACTGGACTGCCCCTTATATCTCTCCAAATTTACTACTTCTGAATTATGTTCACTTCATTTCTAGCCCAATTCAATCTTCCCTAGTGTGAGATTTGGCTTGGAGATGGCTGTCCTCAATGCTATTGCAGCTAGAGAAGGTTCAAGCCTGTTGAATGTACTCTGCGGACAAACAGAAGAATCAACTGGGAGTTCTTTAGATGTCAAAGTTTGTGCACTGCTTGAGTCTAATGGTGGTCCCAATGAAATGGCTCTTGTTGCAACAACAGTTGTCAAAGAAGGATTTACTGCTATAAAGCTAAAGGTGGGAGTATCATTTACAAAATGTGAAACTTGGTAGTAATTTTTTAACTTCCAGTGGAAGCTTTGGTGATTCCCATTTATAAAAAAGTTTGACTACTTTTTTTCCACACAGGTGGCACGTCAAGCAGATCCCACTGTGGACATTGCAATTATAAAAGAGGTAAGAAAGAAAGTTGGTTGGGAGATTGAGCTGCGTGCTGATGCAAATCGACGTTGGAACTATGATGAAGCTGTTAAATTTGGCCTTTCTGTAAAAGATAGTGGCCTGCAGTATATTGAGGTAACTCACCAAAACACTTGTTAGATGTTTGTAAGGTAGTTATAATATCCAGCAGTTAGGGAACAAAATGCCCTCTTTAGGGCCACAACCACTGAGAACACTTCCAAGATGGAGGGAATAAGTGAAATttgagaaaagaagaaaaagattcTTTGTATTTCAGTATGTTCTTAGGTGCAATTACAATCTTCCTACAATCAAACTAGTAATTAAATAGGACTACACTTCCCCTCAAGTTGGTGCATAGATGTCGCACATGCCCAACTGCAAACTAGTGTATGAAAAGTTTATTTGTTGAGACCTTTGGTAAACACATCAGCTAACTGTTTTTCTGATGACACATGAAACTAACTCAAGATATCACTTGAAATCTTTTCTTTAATGAAGTGTCGATCAATTTCGATATGTTTTGTTTGATCATTCTGAACAGGATTATGAGCTATACTGATGGCAATCTTGTTGTCAcagtacaaaaaaaaaattcccttTTCTAGACAGTCTCAATTCCTCTAGCAAATTTTGTAGCTAAAGAAGTTCACAAATACCTTGGGCCATAACTCCATATTCTGCTTTCGCACTTGATCTAGCAACTACACTTTGCTTCTTGTTTCTCCAAGTAGCTATGTTTCCTCCTTCAAGTGTACAATAACCAGATGTAGATCTTCTATCATCTAGAGATCCATCTCGATGCCGTCTGTAAAGGCTTCTATTTGGAGGTTATCATGTTTGGAGAAAAACAAACATTTTTCCTGGAGCAGACTTCAGATATTGCAAAATGTGGACGACACCTTACATATGAGGATCTAGGGGATCGTGCATTTACTGAATCACCAAGCTGACTAAATAGGCTATGACTGGTCTAGCATGGGAGAGAAAAAAGTGTCTACCAACTTGTGACATTTCTCCTTATCAATTGACTTCCAACCCTTGTTTCTAAATTGTGATTGCTTTCGATGGGCAATTATGTTGGTTTGTAGCTGTGAGAAATATAcgagaattttttttgttgaattgtgtatctacattattacactgagccctatttatagacaatatATGACATTCCTTCTCCAAGTAGGATAATATATACAAATCATATTCCTATTCCTAGTCTAACACTCTCCGTCAAGCTGGTGCATACAAATCATATGTAATGGGCTTGCACAgatttagtgagggacttggtgaaaatATCTGCAAGCTGATCGTTCAATTTCACAAATTTTGTCACAATATCTCCGGAGAGTATTTGTTCTTTGACAAAGTGAtagtcaatctcaatgtgcttagtcctcTCATGAAATATCGGATTTGATGCGATATAAAGAGCCGCTTGGTTATCACACACAAGTTCCATTTGACTAATTTCTGCAAATTTTAGCTCTCTAAGCAACTGTTTAATCCAAACTAGCTCAAAGGTTGCTACAACCATTGCTCGATATTCTACTTCTGCACTAGATCGAGCAACCACACTTTGTTTCTTACTTTTCCAGGATACCAAATTACTTCCTACTAAAACACAATATCCAGATGCAGAATGTCTAATCATAATGTGATCCTGCTCAATCAACATATGAACATATCCAACAATCGGCTCATGACCTCGATCCTTAAAGAATAGTCAGTCACCCGTAGTTGACTTTATATATCACAAAATGCAAACAACTGCATTCCAATGACTATTACAGGAAGAATCCATAAATTGACTTACAACACTCACAGGAAAAGAAATGTCAGGTATGGTCACTGTGAGATAATTCAACTTACCAACTAGACGACTATATCTTCCAGGATCACTGCGTGACTCCTTCTATTCTGACATGAGTATAGCATTCAGATCCATAGGAGTGTCAATGGGTCTAAATCCCACCATTTATGTTTCCTCAAGAATGTCTAAGGCATACTTGCGTTGGAAAATAACAATACCTGATTTGGTCTAAGCAATCCTAATACCTAGAAAGTACTTTAGTCTGGAAATGCTGAAAGAGATGttgttttaaattattgatACCATCTTGATCATTGCCAGTTACAGCGATACCTTCAACACAAACCACCAAATAAATATACAGATTTAGAGCAAAATGTTGATAAAACACAGTGTAATCAACTTCACTACGAGTCATGTCAAATTCTTGAATTACTATGCCAAACTTTCTGAACCAAGCCCGAGGATACTATTTTCGACCATAAATTGACCAGCGCAATCGACCCACTAGGCTACTAGACCTCTCCCCCCGCAGCAAAACcaggtggttgctccatataaACTTACTCCTCAAAGTCACCATGGAGAAAAGTAATCCTAATGTCCAGTTGATAAATAAGAGGCCAATGTCGGACAACAAGCATGGATAGAAAAAGACGGACAAATGCGATTTTAGCCACGTGAGAGAAAGTAGCACTGTATTCAATCCCAAATATCGAGTATACCCTTTGGCAACTAGGGGAGCCTTAAGTTGATCAATTTGGCCGTCCGAACCTACTTTGAATGCCTAAACCTAACGATAACCAATGTTAGATTTACTTGAGGAAGAGGAACAAGCTCAAGTGTATCAAATCCAAATAGAGGAGGaagaaaacaatgaaaaaaGCATATTTATTAATAAGAAACGCAATGCAAAGTCTACAAGAAAGGAATACTAACAAATAtcaaaatagtgtgataattGAAAACACAATAAGTGACAAGAACTACAAGGGTACGACTACTATCCATTTACCCTAATacgcgacctccactccttcctatctagagtcatgtcctcggtaatatGAAGTTGCGCCATGTcgtatctaatcacctctccccagtacttcttcggcctacctctacccTTCCGCGTACTCTCTGTGACCAACCAGCTTCTTGTCATGTGGTGAAGTGACAAGTTCCTAAGTCTCATTTTCTTTCAAAGCTTCATTTCTCTACTCATAACATGCTTCTATTTAGGATCGACAATAGCTTCCCTCTAATTCTAGGAATAGACACAAAAGTATTAGGTAAAGCAAATGCTCTATAGGAGGGGGACAAGAAATTGTAGGAGACAAATTAGATAAAGGATGTTTGGTGCAAGATCTGGCTCCTTTCTTGTGAGCAAgaggcaaatctaactcattaGGAAATGTAGATAACTCACCAGTAGAAGAGGATTCCGCTTCAGGATATTGCATGATGTCTTCTTTCTGCTCTATTTCTCCTTGAGTACATAAATGCCCAATAGTCTGCTCCTAAATTCTTTCTCCAACTTTTTCCTTTATGATAATGGTATCAAGTGTTTCAATATTGAAACTAGGGAGGATCATCTCTTCCTCCTTATATTTATCTCCCTCTAAAGAGGTGCTCGTGCAATATTGAAATAGGGCTCTAATCTGAAAGGTAATATCCATGTTTCCAAAGGATCTCCTAGAGGAAGGACGATTGCATATGTACCCTTAATGTGTTGGAGAATACCCATTAAATACACATTTAAGAGCTCTAGGATCGAGTTTTTTAGAGTTACCTACTAGTGTAAAAAAAAACAGACAGACTTAAACACCTTCGAAGAAACAATATATATTTATCCTCAACCTTTAAAGCCTCTAGAGGACTCTGAAAGTTGAGGGTTTTaagttgtattatattaaaaaGATAGACAACAACTAGAATGACATCCCCAGTAAGTTTTTGGTAAATTCATGGTAAACATAAGAGATTTTGTCACTTGTAATAAAATGCATTTTTTCCGGCAACCTCAATTTATGCACAAGTGTAAGGGCTACATTGATGGATTATCCCATTGAACTCTAGATAAACACCAAAACTTTTATCCATGTATTCTGTGTCATTTTCTGTATGTAAGATTTTTATCTTTAGTCTCAAATTGAGTACAAATCATCTTATGAAATGACTAAAAGCAAGAGAAAACTACATTTTTTGGCCTTGAATAAATATACTGAAGTCATTCTAGTGCAACAAGCAATAAAAGTAACAAACCATAGACTTTCAGACAAAAACAGTTTGAGTAGAATCCACACATTAGAAtgaataaaaaatcataaaaggaGTTGTACTTTTATTATCAGCCAAAGGGTTAGAGTTTCTAGTATGTTTGTCATATTTACAAGCATCATAAAACAAAGATTCAAACACAGTTTTGGAAAATAAACTATGACATAAAttctttaaaacaaaaaataatgttcCTAGAGACAGATGTCAAAGAGCCAGTGGCTATTCTGACATAATTCCCATTGAGACATGGAAAGTAGTTTTGGAAGTTTAGGAGAACCTGTCATGTTTCTTTTCGAGGCAGTATCAATAATTCAGAATCAAGGTGAGTAGAATAAGCAGTACCTGATTGCACATAATTGGAAGTGGCAACCGCAGTGGAGTCAAGTTTGATCAGGAGTTGGCAGAGATGTTGAGTTTCATCTGAATAAGGATTATCCAAAGGAAGTCTCCCGTAGGTGTCTCCACATTTTCTGCCATATTAGATTGAACCCTTGATGGGCCTACTCGTTTTTCCTCACGATCTCTAGTTGGTCTAGCATGTAGCTTCCAACATGTCTCTTTATATGTCTTGTCTTTCCGCAATAATCATTTGCAAGTGAAATTTATCAGAAGTGAATTGTCTTTGGTTGTTCACGTGAGAAAGTTAACCCAGACTTCTTGGTTGGAGCTTGATAAAGAATGATTCCTTGTTGGCTCTCTTCCTGTTGAATATACGAGTATGGATCctcaagaaaaacaaaagaagtTTTACTGAGAACTTGACCTGTTATGGTCTTACTTCTGGTTCAAACCGGCAAAAAAGTTATAGACTCACTCGTTCTCAACCAAAATTCTTGGAATAAGACTGCATCCTAAGTACACTATGCTTGAAAATGCTGATAGTAGTCTATATCCTGCCATAACCCActcaatttaaattaataattagtgatGGTCAACACACCTTGCTCGGTGTCCAATTAAGGTGTGTCCAATTTTCAAAGATCTGCGCATCATTTCCCTTGCCAGAGTAAATGCGTCCAGTTGAATTCTAGATTTTATAAGCAATGTCAAGCAATAGGTACTGTTTGAAAATTTCGGGTGCACAGTATTTGAAGGCCATGTCATAGCAATTGAATTTTCAGATTCCTATTGACCATAGACATTATTCTAGCAGGTTGTTTCTTTTCTCCAGTAATCTAACCAAGCATTTTCCTAGACTTAATAAACAAGCAAGCAAGGTACGTACCAGCCTGATCCACTTTCAAAATACTGATTTTTGAAAGAGTTATTATCTACTGCCTTGTGTCCCCCATAGTTTAAACAGGACCCCATATAAAAAGAGTTTCTTAAAACTTAGAAAAGATATTATCGTCAAACATATTCCTTTGagaaatattttgatttaaagaaaataaaagctGGAAAATTTTGCCATAAAAGGGATGCTTTGTTAGAACCTAGCTCCGGTGATTGGAAAAAGTTGTAATTGGACTGGGTGCAGTCGGAATTGACAGGTGAGTCCCAAGCAAAAGAATTTAGAAAATCTTTGCCGGAAATGGCCTCATGCCCGACGCTTGACAGTGCGTTGCCAAAGTCGGACCTTCTGGTGGCGTGTGACGATACGTCTGGCATTGTTTCTGGGAGTGGCTAGGGCCTGTGGTGGtatgagtttttttttacaACTCTGACAGTAGCAGAGATTAGTTACAAGTAGCTTCAAGAAGGGGAAAAACTCAaccttctttttaaaaaaaaggaaccTTAGTGTTTCGAGGAAGAAAGACTCATAGACTCACCTTAAAAGGGATCAatgactctgataccatgtagaaTTTGAGTGAGAAGAGAAGGCTTCTTTGTATTTCAGTTTATCCTTGCATCTCATGAGTATGGGTATTTATACAAAGAGTTCTACGACTATTCTgggaaagaaaaatataagagAGTAGTTTGGTTTCATCTAATTAGGATACAAAGTTCCTACAATCAAGCCAGTAATTAAACTAAGATTCATCTGTTACTATTAAACTTGTCAGCAGATTTAAACTCATTTTGTCATCTATTTCTTCAGAAGCCATTGATCTTTCCTCTTTTCCCTCTTTCCTTCCTTTGATGTTGTAGAATCAACTAATATTCGTGCTGAAGCTCAACTTATCTTGGTGTTTACATCAAAATATGCAGCTTTACTGGCATATCAGAATACTTATATTCTATGAACTATATGTTTCTACACCACACAAATAGAGCAATACGGTCATAACAAAGAGTTACTAAGCTATGTTACTGAAGAGGTATAAAAGAGATTTTggttttgaataaaataaaagttaagaTAGTTGCAAAAAGCAATAATAAGACGTGACTTGTGAAGAAATCCATTAAAGAAATAACATCCTGAGGCGTTAAATTACCGTAACTAAGAGGCAGCATTATAATCTTTAAGTTGTAAAGGTTCAATCTACTGGATACCTAATTTCAGGGATTGATAGTTTAGAAAAGGGTAAATTGCTTGTGCCCTGTTCCTCGGCCATTGTTTTGATGTTCAGACAACTCAACATCATGTTTGCCTAAATGTTAGGCATTCATTTCTCTGTCATAATTTCTTAGTTCCTATAATATTTGGTACTTAGATTAAATTTTGGTTATTTCAGGAGCCTGTTAATGATGAAGATGATATAATCAAGTTCTGCGAGGAGACTGGCTTACCAGTAGCTCTGGATGAAACTATCAACAGCATAAGAAAAAATCACCTTAAAGTGCTTGCAAAGTACACTCACCCAATGATAGTTGCTTTTGTAAGTCTGCAGGGTATTATGGTCTATCATAACTTAGCATGTGGCATGTTTTTAATTGTTGCACATTGGTATTATATTTGGAAATTGTCCCTATTAGATACTTATTTAAAAAAGGAATTCTTCCTATtagatttgtatatatatgagtcaATGTTGTAATGATCTGCATAAAAATTTCAATCTTATTGGTCCAAAGTAATTAATGAAATGACTCATCCAGTCTCTCGAAACCCAAATCATGTCAGGTTATCAAACCAAGCGTCATTGGCGGTTTCGAAAATGCAGCATTGCTTGCGCGATGGGCTCACCAGCAGGGGAAAATGGCTGTTATCAGTGCCACATATGAAAGTTCTTTGGGCTTGTCAGCTCTAATTCTGTTCTCACGGTATGTTGACCTGATGAAGTTAGATACAGGTAGAATGCTTAACAAGGAAGAGAACTCTTGCATAGCCCATGGTCTTGGAACTTATCAATGGCTTAGGGAAGATGTTAGCAGAAGGCCTTTAATGATTGGCTATAATCCTTGCAATGGTGTCGTGGAGGCATCTGTTACTGATGCTGCTCAACTCCTGCAGCATTTTCAATTCAACCCAGATGCAGTTGTTCCTGATTGTTCTTCCAGAGAACTTCATGCATATGAATTTGTGGCAGATCTTGAAGGTGCCTCCGTCTGTCTTAACGTGCAAGAAATTGGAAAGAAAGATGATGTAAGTAGTCAAATTATGTATTCTGGTAATGCTTAATAGCTAGTTGAAGAAGTTTCCTGCAATCTAATTATGCTGAATCTGGCTGGACAAAAAATAGGGAAAAATGATTGAAAATGGGTACCaaatgttatcttatttttgctGCTTGATTGCTTTCACTATAAGTCCATTTCTAGCAATTGTGATTGTAAAATATTGTTATTTAGCagcacccaagggtgtggctAGGGCTGCGTATCGTTTGGTTCGGTTCGGTTTTGAAGTTTTGTCTTATCGGTTATCGATTTGTAGACATGCTAAACCGTTATAGATTCATTAAGATATTGTCTGGTTATTGGTTATTGATCGTTATCGGTTCGGTTATCAGTTTAACCCTTTAGATTTAACACAAAATCATTGAAAATCACGTAGAAACAAGGTGACAAACCAAATGAATCATGCACATGAGTTGATAGATTGCATGTTGATCAAACGCAAACACTAGCACATGGTAGAGTAACCGAGAGTTTGACACAACTAGAAATAAAAGTATGGAACTAAACACTAAATCAAGGACTTTATATATCGAatggtataaatataatttattaatttattgtcGGGTTATCGGTTAATTCGTTAAGAAAAAAACCTCAAATTGTTAAGAATCGATAACCtgacaataaaaaaaatcaaaaccatTATCAAAACCACTAAATCGATAATCCATTATCGATAAATCAATAACTTTTTATTGGTTAGGTTTATCGGTTTCAGTTCGGTTTTAAACAGCATTAGGTGTGACCTATTGGTCAATGAAGTGGATTGAGAACAtgaggtctcaggttcaaatTCCAGCAACAGCGAAAATACTAGGGGATTTCTTCCCATCCATCCTAaccttggtggacagagttacctgTTACTtgttgctggtgggaggtgGCAGGTATCTTGTGAAATAGTGGAGGTGTGCGCAAGCTAGCTCGGACAACACGGTTATCAATAAAGGAATATTGTTATTTAACATGGTGATAAGTTTTCTATTTCTCATTAACCTTGAAGTACCCAATGATATACTTTTATGCACAATCTGAGCTATGCAGAGCAGTGTAGTAGTATTTCTTCATGGCTTCCTCGGAACTGGAGGAGATTGGATCTCTATTATGAAAGCTATATCAGGCTCAGCTAGATGCATTGCAGTGGACCTACCTGGACATGGAAGATCAAAGTTGCTCGGCCAGGATTATGATTTGGAGGAACCAAGGTTGTCAATTATGGCCTTTGCAAAAATATTGCAGCAGTTGTTTGACAGTCTACAGTGTCGAAAAGTTGTTCTTGTTGGATATTCTATGGGAGCAAGGATTTCACTCTACATGGCTCTAAGATACAATTACAAGGTATACTGTACAAATATTTTCCACGATATGTTGCAGAAAATTTCTCAGTTAATATGATTGTTCAATATTCTTGACGGAAGGTTGCTGGAGCTGTTATAATATCTGGAAGTCCTGGATTGATGGATGAAGAGGAAAGAAAAGTACGTAGAGCCAAGGATGATTTTTTTGCCTACGCTCTTGCTTCTTCTGGCTTAGAGCCATTTTTAGATGCTTGGTATTCTGGAGATCTCTGGAATAGGTATTGATGAGATTCTCTCTATTGGAGTTTGCATCTACTCTTGCTTTGTGCTACATGAGATATTTGTGCCATATCAATTGCTaacatgttaaatatgtttgcATCCTGCAGTTTAAGAACTCATCCACATTTCAATAAAATACTTGCGAGCCGATTGCAGCATTGTGATCTGAAAAATCTTGGGAGAGTGTTAGCAGATCTGAGTGTTGGGAGACAACCGTAAGTTGATGAGAAATCCTTTGCTGTTTTCAATTTGTGGTTTAAATTCTCTTATTTTTCCTTTCTAATTTTCGGGAAAGAGCTTAAAAAGGAAAACAGAAAGTTCAAGAAGGAAAACCTATTAGACTAAATAGAAAGGAAAAAAGGACAGCCTTTTAGGAAGAAAATTTCATTCAGACATTCACTAGTGTCTAAGTGAGTCAGTTCCATATTTCATCCATGACGTCACTTCAGAATTCTCATATTTGGTTTCAGAAGAGCTAATGGATGAATTGCTGAACATTAGTACCGTTAGAAATAGCATGCTTATATGGGTCTTAGTTAATGGTCAAAAGCTTCTCCAGTAAGGAAAAGTGCAAAGTTTGTACTTAGAGAGAAAATAATTCCTGACTGAGAAGTGATTAATTTCTGCTAGAATTGTCATAAAGATAGGAAATGCATAGAATCCATTGATAGAGCAGTCcctttaaaatgatttttttcttcatgtAAGTTCTAATCAATTGATTGAAATGTTCATATTTCTCCAAGTAACCTTTAGAGACATGCTTCTCATCTTTGGATTTTGAATTTTCCAAGGCGTTATGATCTTTTGCTATAGTAAGTAACTCTCTAGTTAGACGGCATGGTATGATGTGATCCTTTAGCTAGTCAATATGTGTATCTCAGTATCTTGAGTATATCTTCAACTGATACCCTCATATTCCCAAACACATTGATGCatcttctatttttttcctttttccaaGTCCCCACGTTCTAATTGTCCTCTGCATGTATAACAGGCCATTATGGGAGGATCTAAAGAGCTGCAGAGTACCTCTTCAGTTCATTGTTGGAGAGAAAGATGTTAAATTTAAGAACATTGCTCAAAAGATGAGTGAAACAATGAACCAGAGCACAGAGACTACGAACGTTCCAGAAATAGTTGAAATTCCATATTCTGGTCATGCTGCACATATAGAGAATCCTCTCACTGTGATCAGTGCAATAAGTCAGTTTATCGGAGAAGTTGAGTTCAAATCATAATGAAGTTCATTTTCAACATGTATCACTCACTTGAAAGAACAAACAACATTGGATGGAAGAAACATTTTCATGGTTACTATGGCTTCAATTGGAGTCTGGTTTTTTCTCGTCATATTTGTCCACAACTAGCATCGTTTTTTTCTGAGCGAGCAATGCCAATAATATAAACTTCCCTTCCTGGAAGATAGAATTGGAGCCTACTGCTGTATGGAAAG
This sequence is a window from Solanum dulcamara chromosome 10, daSolDulc1.2, whole genome shotgun sequence. Protein-coding genes within it:
- the LOC129870594 gene encoding protein PHYLLO, chloroplastic isoform X4, with protein sequence MHRHNDQTQFSCRLKDCANINILWASLIIEECTRLGLTYFCVAPGSRSSPLAIAASTHPTTSCIACIDERSLAFHAVGYARSSHKPAVIITSSGTAVSNLHPAVVEASQEFVPLLLLTADRPPELHNVGANQAINQVNHFGSFVRHFLSLPAPSDDIPARMVLTSIDSAVHIATSSPSGPVHINCPFREPLENSPRTWNPICLKGLDSWMSTSVPFTSYIRVQHSYRCNHNTFMDEALKVIKKANRGLLLLGAIHREDDIWASLLLAKHLSWPVVVDILSGLRLRKYFVPFPEFEDRILFIDHLDHMLLSDSIKDWMKADVIIQIGSRITSKRVAQLIESCFPCSYIMVDNHPSRHDPSHIVTHRIQCAIPQFADYLITACTPHARRKWECFLQTLNSVAAWDISFLINSEYSLTEPCVAQMTLEAIHCESAVFLGNSMPIRDADMYACNGNWVEHTQDAVIFSSELACHFIQVAANRGASGIDGLLSTAVGFAVGCNKRVLCVVGDVSFLHDTNGLSLLRKQMLRKPMTIVVINNHGGAIFSLLPLANMTARSILDQYFYTSHNVSIHNLCMAHGVKHLKVQSKMELQDALLASQVDKEDFVIEVDSTIDANAAFHSMLRKVSQKGVDHAFNSLSKLTVLNSTNDGFIPRKVGKMQYSKYRIQLSSPPTSSSASHRSTYYREGFIISLYLEDGNTGYGEVAPLEIHQENLLDVEEQLQYLIHVVEGATIDHSLPLLKGSFSRWLWQSLGIQPNSIFPSVRFGLEMAVLNAIAAREGSSLLNVLCGQTEESTGSSLDVKVCALLESNGGPNEMALVATTVVKEGFTAIKLKVARQADPTVDIAIIKEVRKKVGWEIELRADANRRWNYDEAVKFGLSVKDSGLQYIEEPVNDEDDIIKFCEETGLPVALDETINSIRKNHLKVLAKYTHPMIVAFVIKPSVIGGFENAALLARWAHQQGKMAVISATYESSLGLSALILFSRYVDLMKLDTGRMLNKEENSCIAHGLGTYQWLREDVSRRPLMIGYNPCNGVVEASVTDAAQLLQHFQFNPDAVVPDCSSRELHAYEFVADLEGASVCLNVQEIGKKDDSSVVVFLHGFLGTGGDWISIMKAISGSARCIAVDLPGHGRSKLLGQDYDLEEPRLSIMAFAKILQQLFDSLQCRKVVLVGYSMGARISLYMALRYNYKVAGAVIISGSPGLMDEEERKVRRAKDDFFAYALASSGLEPFLDAWYSGDLWNSLRTHPHFNKILASRLQHCDLKNLGRVLADLSVGRQPPLWEDLKSCRVPLQFIVGEKDVKFKNIAQKMSETMNQSTETTNVPEIVEIPYSGHAAHIENPLTVISAISQFIGEVEFKS